The following are encoded together in the Gemmatimonadota bacterium genome:
- a CDS encoding GNAT family N-acetyltransferase, producing the protein MIRPYQPADCEAVLRVWARASAVAHPFLSAGFLELERHNIPSVYLPNAETWVWEVREQVVGFISLLGSEVGALFVDPEFHGQGIGRALMDRASTLRGELEVEVFERNLPGRAFYERLGFELMHQKVHEQTGFDVMRLRLAAENPLHPTGQGGG; encoded by the coding sequence GTGATTCGGCCGTACCAACCAGCGGACTGCGAGGCTGTGCTGCGAGTGTGGGCCCGAGCTTCGGCCGTGGCACACCCGTTCCTGAGCGCCGGGTTTCTCGAGCTGGAGCGCCACAACATTCCCTCCGTGTACCTGCCGAATGCAGAGACATGGGTCTGGGAAGTGCGCGAGCAAGTCGTCGGCTTCATTTCGCTTCTCGGCAGCGAGGTGGGCGCCCTCTTCGTTGATCCAGAGTTCCATGGACAGGGGATCGGGCGGGCGCTCATGGATCGGGCGAGCACGTTGCGAGGTGAGCTCGAGGTCGAGGTATTCGAGCGCAACCTGCCGGGCAGGGCCTTCTACGAAAGGCTGGGCTTCGAGCTCATGCACCAGAAGGTTCACGAGCAGACCGGCTTCGACGTCATGCGGCTGCGGCTGGCCGCTGAGAACCCACTGCATCCGACCGGCCAAGGCGGTGGCTGA
- a CDS encoding type II toxin-antitoxin system VapC family toxin, with the protein MVLRLVLNERDRIKEWTRLTSAVASALTEVECLRTLDRLSRGGALDAKEVASRRESVYRLLEGVEVVELTRSVLRRASESFATPLETLDAIHLSTALLWREARDTELVMATHDKALGTASRSVGLRVIGA; encoded by the coding sequence GTGGTCCTTCGCCTCGTCCTCAACGAGCGTGACCGCATCAAGGAGTGGACACGGCTCACCAGTGCGGTGGCGAGCGCGTTAACCGAGGTGGAGTGCCTGCGAACTCTCGATCGGTTGTCTCGCGGCGGCGCACTGGATGCCAAGGAGGTCGCCTCGCGCCGCGAGTCGGTCTATCGCTTGCTCGAAGGTGTCGAAGTTGTCGAACTCACGCGCTCCGTGCTTCGGCGTGCCTCCGAGTCGTTCGCGACACCGCTCGAGACACTCGATGCCATTCACTTGTCGACAGCCCTCCTGTGGCGTGAAGCGAGGGACACCGAGTTGGTGATGGCAACACACGACAAGGCGCTCGGCACAGCGTCACGATCCGTGGGGCTCCGGGTGATCGGGGCTTGA
- a CDS encoding amino acid permease, whose product MGGTARSTLSATHDGIPVNDDGPSTSPDNAPGRIGFWVASALVVGNVIGAGIFLLPATLAPYGWNGVLGWFITLAGALCLAWVFAELSRTFPDAGGAFGFMRLALGEAPAFVGAWGYWVSVWVANAAIATGATAYLTRLVPAVESVPGLAPLVTVGIVWLVTWINLLGVRAVGGVQVVTTIIKLLPFIAVLALVAVRLGVDGASALAPFDPAALSWSGVIGATTLSLYALLGIESAAVPADRVKDPARTIPAATMFGTWLTGIISVVCCSAVVLMLPAQEVAASSSPFALFLSRSFGAWSGVFMALCAIVSAYGALNGWVLLSGELPAGMADSGRLPAWFGVRNAHGAPTRAIVLSSVLTTALVLANFSKSIAALFAFAILLATATNLVLYLFCSAGTLLLLRRGAMQRSATLVAVAVGALLFSIWALYGAGVEALAWGAGLLFLGWPLHLATTRRARIAHNAPLPIDAPMSHDPPPA is encoded by the coding sequence ATGGGCGGCACCGCACGCTCCACGCTGAGCGCCACGCATGACGGGATCCCTGTGAACGACGACGGGCCTTCCACTTCACCGGATAACGCGCCGGGACGTATCGGCTTCTGGGTCGCCTCGGCGCTCGTCGTCGGGAACGTCATCGGCGCCGGGATCTTCCTGCTCCCGGCGACGCTGGCGCCGTATGGGTGGAACGGCGTCCTGGGATGGTTCATCACACTGGCGGGTGCGCTCTGCCTGGCGTGGGTCTTTGCCGAGTTGAGCCGGACCTTTCCGGACGCGGGCGGCGCCTTCGGCTTCATGCGGCTGGCGCTGGGCGAGGCGCCGGCGTTCGTCGGGGCGTGGGGCTACTGGGTCTCGGTCTGGGTGGCCAACGCGGCGATCGCGACCGGGGCAACGGCCTACCTCACACGACTTGTCCCCGCGGTGGAGAGTGTCCCGGGGCTGGCGCCGCTGGTCACCGTGGGGATCGTCTGGTTGGTCACGTGGATCAACCTGCTCGGCGTGCGTGCGGTGGGTGGAGTCCAGGTGGTCACGACGATCATCAAGCTCCTCCCGTTCATCGCGGTGCTCGCGCTGGTCGCTGTGCGACTCGGGGTCGACGGCGCGTCAGCGCTCGCCCCCTTCGACCCCGCGGCGTTGTCGTGGAGCGGGGTGATTGGCGCGACGACGCTCTCACTGTACGCGCTGCTCGGAATCGAGTCGGCGGCCGTTCCCGCCGACCGGGTGAAGGACCCAGCGCGCACCATTCCCGCGGCGACGATGTTCGGCACGTGGCTCACGGGCATCATCTCCGTGGTGTGCTGCTCGGCGGTGGTGCTGATGCTCCCCGCGCAGGAGGTCGCCGCTTCGTCCTCGCCGTTCGCACTCTTTCTCTCCCGATCGTTTGGGGCATGGAGCGGTGTCTTCATGGCGCTGTGCGCGATCGTGAGTGCGTACGGGGCACTCAACGGCTGGGTGCTGTTGTCCGGTGAGCTTCCGGCGGGGATGGCCGACAGCGGGCGGCTGCCGGCGTGGTTTGGCGTGCGCAACGCGCACGGCGCCCCCACGCGCGCGATCGTCCTCAGCAGCGTGCTCACGACGGCGCTCGTCCTGGCCAACTTCTCCAAGTCGATCGCCGCGCTCTTCGCCTTTGCCATTCTCCTGGCGACGGCAACCAACCTGGTGCTCTACCTCTTCTGCAGTGCCGGCACGCTGCTCCTCCTGCGGCGCGGTGCCATGCAGCGATCGGCGACACTGGTGGCCGTGGCGGTCGGGGCGCTGCTCTTCTCGATCTGGGCGCTGTATGGTGCAGGGGTGGAGGCGCTCGCGTGGGGAGCGGGGCTCCTCTTCCTGGGATGGCCATTGCATCTGGCGACTACCAGGCGCGCGCGCATTGCCCACAACGCGCCGTTGCCCATCGACGCGCCGATGTCACACGATCCACCACCGGCATGA
- a CDS encoding acyltransferase family protein: protein MANRLGFQSASARGEPWRVWMWGRVRRLVRPVIPYLAIWIPLVLLLGAFLPRASAPLARLSTQLLWFLGVYLLVIATTPWQLRLARVGLPAVLALVTIAALVDVARFGGVAPVGLLNFLVVWFAAATLGLVVRDCKPQHRGRLWIVAATAALVNVALVRLGPYPLSMVGLPDAPVSNVAPPTLALALHAVMLIAVAGASWPALERACARPRVWRATQRLGAVAMTLYLWHLTVLIVVIIAEHLAGVERPPLPDWRFWPATALHLAVVALLVVPVVRVMSPLEHTAIPWLDRERSAPPASLLSHAAAVAGVVVLSIAFLVLSATGMDGFPFARTVHYAGLPLTPGLGFLLLVAGTLLSRVGGRATKSEHRVR from the coding sequence GTGGCCAATCGCCTCGGCTTCCAATCGGCGAGCGCGCGGGGCGAGCCGTGGCGGGTGTGGATGTGGGGGCGCGTGCGACGCCTCGTGCGCCCGGTCATTCCGTACCTCGCCATCTGGATCCCGCTCGTGCTGCTGCTGGGGGCGTTCCTTCCGCGCGCCTCCGCGCCGCTCGCCAGGCTCTCCACGCAGCTCCTCTGGTTCCTCGGCGTCTACCTCCTGGTCATCGCCACCACGCCGTGGCAGCTGCGACTGGCCAGGGTCGGACTCCCGGCGGTCTTGGCCCTCGTCACGATCGCGGCCCTGGTCGACGTCGCGCGCTTCGGCGGCGTTGCGCCGGTTGGCCTGCTCAACTTCCTCGTCGTCTGGTTCGCCGCCGCCACCCTCGGCCTGGTGGTGCGCGACTGCAAGCCGCAGCATCGCGGACGGCTCTGGATCGTGGCCGCGACCGCCGCACTCGTGAACGTCGCGCTCGTGCGCCTGGGGCCGTACCCGCTGTCGATGGTTGGACTCCCCGACGCACCCGTCTCCAACGTGGCGCCGCCAACGCTCGCCCTGGCGCTGCATGCCGTGATGCTGATAGCCGTCGCGGGAGCGTCATGGCCCGCGCTCGAACGCGCGTGTGCACGCCCGCGCGTCTGGCGCGCGACGCAGCGGCTGGGGGCGGTGGCCATGACGCTGTACCTGTGGCACCTCACGGTGCTCATCGTCGTGATCATCGCCGAGCACCTCGCGGGAGTCGAGCGTCCGCCCCTGCCCGACTGGCGCTTCTGGCCAGCGACTGCCCTGCACCTGGCGGTCGTCGCGCTCCTCGTCGTTCCGGTGGTGCGGGTGATGTCCCCGCTCGAACACACGGCGATCCCCTGGCTCGATCGGGAGCGCAGCGCGCCCCCCGCCTCTCTACTCAGCCACGCCGCCGCCGTCGCCGGCGTCGTGGTACTCAGCATCGCGTTTCTGGTGCTGTCGGCCACGGGGATGGACGGCTTTCCGTTCGCGCGCACGGTCCACTACGCTGGCCTTCCGCTCACCCCGGGGCTGGGCTTTCTCCTCCTTGTCGCTGGCACGCTGCTCTCACGCGTGGGCGGACGCGCGACGAAGAGCGAGCATCGTGTCCGGTAG
- a CDS encoding amidohydrolase family protein encodes MPSPASRRTAAAFAVLVALAALVLPPAPLAAQGAAPYDLVIANGRAVDPETGLDAVRWVGVRAGKIAAISATPLKGKETLDARGMVVAPGFIDLHAHGQYMAAARMQAFDGVTTALELEAGTLPIAAAYAQVAKEGRPINYGFSAAWLFGRIAEKEHMEPDGDIAFFQNAQKKKGWQYTIASPEETSRIMARVERGLKEGALGIGVLAGYAPGYGRKEYYALAQLAKKYDVPTFTHVRYLSVIEPQSTFEAFEELVSLAASTGAHMHISHLNSNSTRDIPIIAEMIRGAQQRGLKITTEAYPYAAGSTVVGAEIFRGNWRERMGGAQASDIEVNGKPYNDSTLAEVQEKAPGTWIVVHFMRPTESAQDQAYLDQAVLFPGGAVASDAMPWTSQGKTITEDVWPLPADAFAHPRSAGTFTRFLRDYVRERKKVDLREGLSRVTLTPARILEGSVPQMKQKGRLQVGKDADVVVFDLATVSDKATFTAPNQRSVGMKHVVVNGVPVIREGELVRGALPGRAIRRAVVR; translated from the coding sequence ATGCCCTCTCCCGCGTCCCGCCGCACCGCCGCCGCCTTCGCGGTCCTGGTTGCCCTCGCCGCCCTCGTCCTGCCGCCGGCCCCGCTGGCCGCGCAGGGTGCGGCCCCCTACGACCTGGTCATCGCCAACGGGCGGGCGGTCGATCCCGAGACCGGGCTCGACGCCGTGCGCTGGGTCGGCGTCCGCGCGGGGAAGATCGCCGCCATCTCGGCCACGCCGCTCAAGGGGAAGGAGACGCTCGACGCCAGGGGGATGGTGGTCGCCCCCGGCTTCATCGACCTCCACGCCCATGGGCAGTACATGGCCGCGGCCCGCATGCAGGCCTTCGACGGTGTCACGACGGCACTCGAACTCGAGGCGGGGACGCTCCCCATCGCCGCGGCCTACGCCCAGGTCGCCAAGGAAGGGCGCCCCATCAACTACGGCTTCTCCGCCGCCTGGCTCTTTGGGCGCATCGCCGAAAAGGAGCATATGGAGCCCGATGGCGACATCGCCTTCTTCCAGAACGCGCAGAAGAAGAAGGGGTGGCAGTACACCATCGCCTCGCCCGAGGAGACGTCGCGCATCATGGCCCGGGTGGAGCGGGGGCTCAAGGAAGGGGCGCTGGGGATCGGCGTGCTCGCGGGCTACGCCCCCGGGTACGGACGCAAGGAGTACTACGCCCTCGCCCAGCTCGCCAAGAAGTACGACGTCCCCACGTTCACGCACGTGCGCTACCTGAGCGTCATCGAGCCGCAGTCGACGTTCGAGGCGTTCGAGGAGCTGGTGTCGCTGGCGGCAAGCACCGGGGCGCACATGCACATCAGTCACCTCAACAGCAACAGCACGCGCGACATCCCGATCATCGCCGAAATGATCCGCGGCGCGCAGCAGCGCGGGCTCAAGATCACCACCGAGGCCTATCCCTACGCTGCCGGCAGCACGGTTGTAGGGGCGGAGATTTTCCGGGGGAACTGGCGTGAGCGGATGGGTGGAGCCCAGGCGAGCGACATCGAGGTGAACGGCAAGCCGTACAACGACTCGACGCTGGCCGAGGTGCAGGAGAAGGCGCCGGGGACGTGGATCGTCGTGCACTTCATGCGCCCCACCGAGAGCGCGCAGGATCAGGCGTATCTCGACCAGGCGGTGCTCTTTCCCGGCGGCGCGGTCGCGTCGGACGCCATGCCCTGGACGTCGCAGGGGAAGACGATCACCGAGGATGTGTGGCCGCTTCCGGCCGATGCGTTCGCGCATCCGCGCAGCGCGGGGACGTTCACGCGCTTCTTGCGCGACTACGTGCGCGAGCGGAAGAAGGTCGACCTGCGCGAGGGGCTTTCGCGCGTCACCCTGACGCCGGCTCGCATCCTCGAGGGGAGCGTGCCGCAGATGAAGCAGAAGGGGCGATTGCAGGTGGGGAAGGATGCCGACGTGGTGGTGTTCGACCTGGCGACCGTGAGCGACAAGGCGACGTTCACCGCGCCCAACCAGCGTTCGGTGGGGATGAAGCACGTGGTGGTGAACGGGGTGCCGGTGATTCGGGAGGGGGAGCTCGTGCGGGGGGCGTTGCCGGGGCGGGCGATTCGGCGGGCGGTGGTGCGGTGA
- a CDS encoding peptidylprolyl isomerase: MRLMTMLAGATATTLLAACHRTPTSVLRAAPAALDAPAPDSFVVRFETTKGDIDLMVHRDWAPRGADRIHGLVRLGYYDGVRFFRAVPNFVVQFGLAADPAATAAVREQRIADDSVRRSNVRGTLSFAAAGPNTRTTQLFLNLKDNQRLDRLGFAVVAQVVAGMEVVDALYTGYGEGAPRGQGPTQDRIGKEGEAYLAKEFPQLDQVRRARVVKRFGAARR; the protein is encoded by the coding sequence ATGCGACTGATGACCATGCTCGCCGGCGCTACCGCGACCACCCTCCTCGCCGCCTGCCATCGCACACCGACCTCGGTGCTGCGAGCCGCGCCGGCCGCGCTCGACGCCCCCGCCCCCGATTCGTTCGTCGTGCGCTTCGAGACCACGAAGGGCGACATCGACCTGATGGTCCATCGCGACTGGGCCCCGCGCGGCGCCGACCGGATCCACGGACTGGTGCGGCTGGGCTACTACGACGGCGTGCGCTTCTTTCGCGCCGTCCCCAACTTCGTCGTGCAGTTTGGCCTCGCCGCCGACCCGGCGGCCACGGCGGCCGTGCGCGAGCAGCGCATAGCCGACGACTCCGTGCGCCGCAGCAACGTGCGCGGAACGCTTTCGTTTGCCGCCGCCGGCCCCAACACCCGCACCACGCAACTCTTCCTCAACCTCAAGGACAACCAGCGGCTCGACCGGCTCGGCTTTGCCGTGGTCGCACAGGTGGTGGCCGGGATGGAGGTCGTCGACGCGCTCTACACCGGCTACGGCGAGGGAGCGCCGCGGGGGCAGGGGCCCACGCAGGACCGGATCGGGAAGGAAGGGGAGGCGTACCTGGCGAAGGAGTTTCCCCAGCTCGACCAGGTGCGGCGGGCGAGGGTGGTGAAGCGCTTTGGAGCGGCGCGACGGTGA
- a CDS encoding peptide deformylase: MSDLPIELLGSPFLRRVAVDVERFDEALRDVVTAMFRTMYRAGGQGWAAPHAPR; encoded by the coding sequence ATGAGCGACCTCCCCATCGAGCTCCTGGGCTCCCCCTTCCTTCGGCGTGTCGCCGTCGACGTCGAGAGGTTCGATGAGGCGCTCCGCGACGTGGTGACCGCGATGTTTCGCACGATGTACCGTGCCGGCGGGCAGGGATGGGCGGCACCGCACGCTCCACGCTGA
- a CDS encoding GyrI-like domain-containing protein, with the protein MKAETRSFYEAAVERAAHRVIVMLDDALDLELLAREAALSPFHFHRVFRGMIGETPLELHRRLRLERAAMQLRQSSQSITAIAFSAGYETHEAFTRAFRSAYGCAPSTFRSPPSVDAESTHRSTTSQSIQLAARSGIHYSADGRRPTIVFARGGVSMQVSIEQLPSLRVACVRHVGPYLEIGQAFGRLGAIAEGSSAFAAPDTLMLAIFHDDPESVAPSQLQSDAGLTIAEGVPLPDGLQETRITAGRYARATHQGPYEGLNDAWSRLMGEWLPSSGHRVGEGRGFEVYRNTPMTAAPEALLTDLYLPIA; encoded by the coding sequence ATGAAAGCTGAGACGCGGTCCTTCTACGAAGCGGCAGTCGAACGGGCGGCCCACCGGGTGATCGTCATGCTCGACGATGCGCTCGACCTCGAACTGCTCGCGCGCGAGGCGGCGCTGTCGCCGTTTCACTTCCACCGGGTGTTTCGCGGGATGATCGGCGAGACGCCGCTCGAGCTCCATCGGCGGCTGCGATTGGAGCGCGCGGCCATGCAGCTGCGCCAGTCGAGCCAATCGATCACCGCCATCGCTTTCTCGGCGGGCTACGAGACGCATGAGGCATTCACGCGCGCTTTTCGCTCGGCGTATGGATGCGCGCCGTCGACCTTTCGCTCGCCCCCCTCGGTTGACGCCGAGTCCACCCACCGAAGCACCACGTCCCAATCCATCCAGCTGGCAGCTCGTTCGGGGATCCACTACTCCGCGGATGGGCGCCGGCCAACCATCGTCTTCGCGAGAGGAGGAGTCTCCATGCAGGTGTCGATCGAACAGCTGCCGTCGCTTCGCGTGGCCTGTGTCCGCCACGTGGGTCCGTACCTCGAGATCGGCCAGGCCTTCGGGCGCCTCGGGGCGATCGCCGAGGGGTCCAGCGCGTTCGCCGCCCCCGATACCCTGATGCTGGCGATCTTCCACGACGACCCGGAGTCGGTCGCCCCCAGCCAGCTGCAATCCGACGCGGGGCTCACCATCGCCGAGGGAGTCCCGCTCCCCGACGGGCTGCAGGAGACGCGCATAACGGCCGGGCGATACGCCCGGGCGACGCACCAGGGGCCGTACGAGGGGCTCAATGACGCCTGGTCGCGACTCATGGGCGAATGGCTTCCATCCAGTGGCCATCGCGTGGGCGAGGGGCGGGGATTCGAGGTCTACCGCAACACCCCGATGACGGCGGCGCCAGAGGCGTTGCTCACCGACCTGTACCTGCCGATCGCCTAA
- a CDS encoding DinB family protein — MPDVTRDFLLRQFETATALANYHLDGLTTEECLWRPARAGLHVQRAADGRWVADWPEHERYDLGPPSIAWVTWHMTFWWSMLFDHTYGDASLVREQVTWPGSAEAVRETLGQLQQRWHAVLTDLGDDELQSSERSRWPMQERPFGDIVAWVNVELTKNAAELGYGRFLYAVRG; from the coding sequence ATGCCCGACGTCACCCGCGACTTCCTCCTGCGCCAGTTCGAGACGGCGACCGCCCTCGCCAACTACCATCTCGACGGACTCACGACCGAGGAATGCCTGTGGCGCCCGGCGCGCGCGGGGCTGCACGTGCAGCGGGCGGCCGACGGGCGCTGGGTTGCCGACTGGCCGGAGCACGAGCGCTATGACCTCGGCCCGCCGAGCATCGCCTGGGTCACCTGGCACATGACGTTCTGGTGGTCGATGCTCTTCGACCACACCTACGGCGACGCCTCGCTCGTACGCGAGCAGGTGACGTGGCCCGGGAGCGCCGAGGCGGTGCGGGAAACGCTCGGCCAGCTGCAACAGCGCTGGCACGCCGTGCTGACCGACCTCGGCGACGACGAGCTGCAATCGTCGGAACGAAGTCGGTGGCCGATGCAGGAGCGCCCGTTTGGCGACATCGTGGCCTGGGTCAACGTCGAGCTCACGAAGAACGCCGCCGAGCTGGGGTACGGACGGTTCCTGTACGCGGTGCGCGGGTAG
- a CDS encoding type II toxin-antitoxin system prevent-host-death family antitoxin → MTRSHPKTVKVAELKANLSAYLRAAREGHQVTVCDRDTP, encoded by the coding sequence ATGACGAGATCACATCCCAAGACGGTCAAGGTGGCTGAACTCAAGGCGAACCTCAGCGCCTACCTGCGCGCGGCGCGTGAGGGTCACCAGGTCACCGTGTGCGATCGCGACACTCCGTAG
- a CDS encoding DUF814 domain-containing protein, with protein sequence MSDTDHRRPAIPAGILEYELPDGWQAFAGKTDDANDYVSIKLAKARDRWFHVRGMPGGHVVLRVPEDREPGKATLECAAGIAAYHSKARSGGITAVSMTEGKHVSKPRGAKPGTVEIRKETVLRVRPATDEAIAAMRKGKA encoded by the coding sequence ATGAGCGACACCGACCACCGCCGCCCCGCCATCCCCGCAGGCATCCTCGAGTACGAGCTCCCCGACGGCTGGCAGGCCTTCGCCGGCAAGACCGACGACGCCAACGACTACGTGAGCATCAAGCTCGCCAAGGCGCGCGATCGCTGGTTTCATGTGCGCGGGATGCCGGGGGGACACGTGGTCCTTCGTGTCCCCGAGGATCGCGAGCCGGGCAAGGCAACGCTGGAGTGCGCGGCCGGGATCGCCGCCTACCACAGCAAGGCGCGCAGTGGCGGGATCACCGCCGTTTCGATGACCGAGGGGAAGCACGTCTCCAAGCCGCGCGGCGCCAAGCCGGGGACCGTGGAGATCAGGAAGGAGACGGTGCTGCGTGTGCGCCCCGCGACCGACGAGGCGATTGCGGCGATGCGAAAGGGAAAGGCGTAG
- a CDS encoding M28 family peptidase, which translates to MRRPYRFSFTLPVALPLIVVAVVGVVADGGAQSTQAPPSPSRALFADVAPRYSGARAKETVAFLDRFVRWPGNRGFDASLDHLVQRLERAGYIREDQATPATRLTYRVERYPMANPAWEPTAASVEIVGQRDPVLQLTTNRNMLATNSWSTPDAGVVAPLVDVGRGTPAALDSANVAGKIVLADAGASRLFAEAVLKRGAVGVLGYALPAYLQPEKNTHSIQFGGIPYDTTKRAWGMALSYDARQRLRAALAAGPVQLRVRTNVTWTPNAVERTVVAEVRGSVSPTERFVYSAHVQEPGANDNASGVGAQMEMTRVAAELLTAKRIDPRRTITFLWGLEIRSTDRYITQDTARAVGIRWGLSLDMVGEDTKKTGGTFLIEKMPDPSAIWTRGEDKHTEWGGSALTKEQMTPHYFNDLVLGRALEMAATNGWVVKTNPFEGGSDHTPFLRAKKPGLLLWHFTDQFYHTDGDRLEMVSADELRNVGVSALVSGLLLTSADGAAARGIVAEVERAALARLLTERTLSQAALASGGAADKERDILETWGSWYDGALAAAADIEAGGSSPDTRTAIEAARERVRAAVQAHLAALAPR; encoded by the coding sequence ATGCGCCGCCCGTACCGCTTTTCGTTCACCCTTCCCGTCGCGCTTCCGCTCATCGTGGTGGCCGTGGTCGGCGTCGTTGCCGACGGTGGCGCCCAATCAACGCAAGCGCCGCCCTCGCCGTCGCGCGCGCTCTTTGCCGACGTCGCCCCGCGCTATTCGGGCGCGCGTGCCAAGGAAACGGTCGCCTTCCTCGACCGCTTCGTGCGCTGGCCGGGCAATCGCGGCTTCGATGCCTCGCTCGATCACCTCGTGCAGCGGCTCGAGCGCGCCGGCTACATCCGCGAGGACCAGGCGACGCCGGCCACGCGCCTGACCTATCGCGTCGAGCGATACCCGATGGCCAACCCGGCATGGGAACCCACGGCCGCCTCGGTGGAGATCGTCGGCCAGCGCGATCCGGTGTTGCAACTGACGACCAACCGCAACATGCTGGCGACCAACTCGTGGAGCACGCCCGACGCCGGCGTCGTCGCTCCGCTCGTCGACGTGGGGCGCGGCACCCCCGCCGCGCTCGACTCGGCCAACGTCGCCGGCAAGATCGTCCTCGCCGATGCCGGGGCCTCGCGCCTCTTCGCCGAGGCCGTGCTCAAGCGCGGCGCGGTGGGCGTGCTGGGCTACGCGCTGCCGGCGTACCTGCAGCCGGAAAAGAACACGCACTCCATCCAGTTCGGTGGCATCCCGTACGACACCACGAAGCGCGCCTGGGGAATGGCCCTCTCCTACGACGCGCGCCAACGCCTGCGCGCCGCCCTCGCGGCGGGCCCGGTGCAGCTGCGCGTACGCACCAACGTGACGTGGACGCCTAACGCCGTCGAACGCACCGTCGTCGCCGAGGTGCGCGGGAGCGTTTCGCCCACGGAACGTTTCGTCTACAGCGCGCACGTGCAGGAGCCCGGCGCCAACGACAACGCCTCGGGGGTCGGGGCGCAGATGGAGATGACGCGCGTCGCCGCCGAGCTGCTCACGGCCAAACGGATCGACCCCAGGCGGACCATCACCTTCCTGTGGGGGCTCGAGATCCGCTCCACCGATCGCTACATCACGCAGGACACCGCGCGCGCCGTCGGCATCCGCTGGGGGCTCTCGCTCGACATGGTGGGCGAGGACACGAAGAAGACGGGCGGCACCTTCCTGATCGAGAAGATGCCCGACCCCAGCGCCATCTGGACGCGCGGCGAGGACAAGCACACCGAGTGGGGCGGGTCGGCGCTCACCAAGGAGCAGATGACGCCGCACTACTTCAACGACCTCGTGCTCGGCCGCGCCCTGGAGATGGCGGCCACCAACGGCTGGGTCGTGAAGACCAACCCGTTCGAGGGCGGGAGCGACCACACCCCGTTCCTGCGAGCGAAGAAGCCCGGGCTCCTGCTCTGGCACTTCACCGACCAGTTCTACCACACCGACGGTGATCGGCTGGAGATGGTCTCGGCCGATGAACTGCGCAACGTGGGGGTGAGCGCGCTGGTGAGCGGGCTGCTGCTCACGAGCGCCGACGGGGCGGCGGCGCGCGGCATCGTGGCCGAGGTGGAACGCGCCGCCCTGGCCCGACTGTTGACCGAACGGACGCTCTCGCAGGCCGCGCTGGCCAGTGGGGGCGCCGCCGACAAGGAGCGTGACATCCTCGAGACGTGGGGGAGCTGGTACGACGGCGCCCTCGCCGCCGCCGCCGACATCGAGGCGGGCGGGAGCAGTCCCGACACGCGCACCGCCATCGAGGCCGCACGCGAGCGCGTGCGCGCCGCGGTCCAGGCGCACCTGGCCGCCCTCGCCCCACGCTGA